One Ranitomeya imitator isolate aRanImi1 chromosome 4, aRanImi1.pri, whole genome shotgun sequence genomic window, ctgcggaaaataaagcgCTGCAaatccacactttttttttttctgcagcatgtgcatgccaattgtcaatttcccattgacACACGCTTACGTCACAGTacatattaaggctatgtgcacacgtcaggattttctgcagaattttcctgaacaaaactggacttttttctgcaggaaatccacatgcgttttttcccgcgtttttttttcccggagcttcccaatgcataaaataacgtcaaaaacgcgaaaaatccgcaaaattaatgaacatgatgcgtttttgctgaaaaaaacgcatcatgtgcacacaaattgcagaatgcattaaaaatgatgggatgcttttgTATGTGTTTTTCAAGTGTTTTTCCCGCAGAAAATGGctgaaaaacacgaaaaatcctgaacatgtacacatagccttagggctcagTTGTATAATATGTTATGTAAGGTGCAGATTTGCTTTTGTGGTGTCAGTTAGTTTTTTGCACACTCTCAAGATGAATCTCACACATAAGGAAGACACATTCAACTTGAAAGTCAAGTCTCGGTATATACGCGCAGATTGCATGTACAAATGGAGAGAGGGGAAATTGGGCTTACTGGGACTTCTGAGGTGTCATGTGCTCcctgcttaggctaggttcacattgcgttagtgaaatccgtttagcgcatacgctaacagaatgcgctaacgcaatgtacaaaaagggattgtgtTTAGCGATCCCATTAGCGCAGATgctcgagaacggacccaaaaacactgcaagcagcgttcgaggtccgtcattaaatagcgggacatcgctaacgcatgccaaaaatggcatacgttagcgatgcgttagatacattgcggtcaatgggtgcgctaacggacccgttacattgcgttagtggtgctatgtaacggattccgttagcggactgccactaacgcaatgtgaacctagccttatcccaATGGACAGTAAAGATTAGGATGCCATTCCATGGGGCAGGGCAGGGCGGGGACTAGGGTGCCTCTTTTCCCGGGAGTGGGCGGGGACTAGGGTGCCTCTTTTCCCGGGACTGGGCGGGGACTAGGGCACCTCTTTCCCTGGGACTGGGTGAGGACTAGGGTGCCTCTTTCCCTGGGACTGGGTGGGGACTAGGGCACCTCTTTTCTTTCCCGGGACTGGGCTGGGACTAAGGTGCCTCTTTTCCTGGGACTGGGCAGGGACTAGGGTGCCTCTTTCCCCGGGATTGGGCAGGGACTAGGGTGCCTCTTTTCCCGGGACTGGGCGGGGACTAGGGTGCCTCTTTTCCCGGGACTGGGTGGGGACTAGGGCACCTCTTTCCCTGGGACTGGGTGAGGACTAGGGTGCCTCTTTCCCCGGGATTGGGCAGGGACTAGGGCACCTCTTTTCCCCTGACTGGGTGGGGACTATTGCGCCTCTTTCCCCGGGACTGGGTGGAGACTAGGGCGCCTCTTTCCCCGGGACTGGGCGGGGACTAGGGCACCTCTTTTCCCAGGACTGGGCGGGGAGTAGGGCGCCTATTTTCCCGGGACTGGGCAGGGACGAGGACGTACTCTCACGGGACAGTGACAACGGGGGCACTTTGGCCTCCAGTAATGTTTGGGCTACTCACTTGCATGGCAGTAATATCCATAGTAGCAGGGACTTTGGCACTATCCAACTTACATCAGGAGCCAAGACATGGAATCATTGTTATCGAATTGATGGGACGTGTAGTTCCTGGAATTGTCTCTTACTGAGTTTTTGTAGTTTTACTACTTTTTAGCATTTCCTATGGTGACATTTGGTGTGTTGTGCTTGGGCGTTCACCGCACTTTataccccagctgccactatttcctgCTCGCTGTCAGCACATACGATACACGTAGCCATACATGTCGCTCCACTGCCTGTGTTACATGCTGCGCTGATAGAAACAGATCATACCATGCACCTCGGGTTATGTAATATTCTAACTGGAACCACAAACGTATCTGCTGATCTAACCACCATATGATAAAATATAGGATATTAACTACTGTAATAGTATCGCCATATCATGTATAACCGAGACTATGACAACACAGAAAGCGCGGTATTATTTTGGGTAACTGCACTGTGTGGTGGCCATAGGAAATCCTGTGTCTAGAAGTGTCTGCTCCAAGCGGATGTGTAATACCCACAGTGATATAACATAGGTACCCACTGCACAGGAAGCTACAGAGCAGCACTAATCGCCAGCAGAATATAGGAGATACACTGCACTATATATTGTATATGGTATACATGTGACACCGCAactatacactgataataatcacactgcactgtatgatATATCTATACAGTCgtgctaaaaagtttacatacccggcagaatttttgctttcttggccttttttcagagaatacgaatgataataccaaaactttttctccactcaaggttagtggttgagtgaagccatttattgtcaaactactgtgttttctctttttaaatcataatgacaacccaaaacatccaaatgaccctgatcaaaagtgtacataccctatttcttaataccgtgtattgccccctctcactccagccagcttcagcttcagtttgcatctgcctaactttctgtccagactaccagttttacctaattgcgaGGAGtgtcctaatagatagaagcatagctccccctggcggcctggagtgtgaagtgtgttgtgtggtttgtgatacctggtaaggtgatctccttcattgccttcagacgtaacatcactatccccggtggaagaatgacattactgcaacgaccaggactctgaggcgctgcacctccttattgtgcatcttgaaagagCCACGCCGctaattttcagagagtccagtatttcagctgatgttatttgtaggtttttctttgcatcccaaacaattttcctggcatttgttAATCAATCacagctgactggcattatcaattcattggatatctttttgtatccctttcctgttttatacagttcaactaccttttcccgtagatccgttgacaattcttttgctttcctcccATTCCAATCCCACACCCTCATTATCCTCCTCCCCATCTGCATCCCATCATTGtactctcccccacctccatcattgcgctCTCCATTAATGCCTCctccactaccccatcattgctctctccaccacctccatcattgccgtcTCCATCAATACCTTctacaccaccccatcattgtcctctcatcaccacctatattattgcctccttccccaataccccatcatcctttccattgccctctccaacacacacacacacacacacacacacacccgctgccattttctcctgtagacAGCGGAGCTGCAGGCATCATTGCTCCCTGCCCACCAAacttgagggcaatctggccaggggcccccggagcctcggttcggataaacaggccagattgccctcagtgttagctgcctgcaggggcccccctccacctccgggccccggtCGGCTTTACAGGCGGTATGTTATCCacagcctgcggctaacactgcctgctattacagtgaaatgaatattcacccctctccacactcatgggggcgtggggaagagtgaatGTTCATTTCTCTTTCGCTGTGGTGACGGGCTCCTGCCTCCCACTGCTGCTCTGCTGGCACCGGGCGGGGGCGGGCCCCCCCaattcacgggccccatagcagctgtgtggtgtgctgttattagcgacacgccactggctgggggcccctggagcagcaggggccctaggcagcttccggccctgtatgccagcaggtgtcagtgcttgggcccaccggagaatcctccagttcttcagtgggccagtccgaccctgtcatGAGCCCCCAGAtagtccttatatacagtatgagccttttGTATGTAgcaatagcttcctatatacaacaTGAAACCctgcatagcttcctatatacagtacgagctCCCTATATACATTGAGACCCatatagccctctatatacagtatgagcccccacatagcctctgaaATACAGTATAAAACCCATATAGCCCTCtagatacagtgtgagccccttatatacagcatgagcccacataACATGACATCATCGCACCGACACTTCACAGGAGAGGCGATAGGAGCTCCCATGGAGCTACACTGCCATTCTGTATTACCAGCAACCGAGCTCCGGGTAGGCTCCCAATTCAGAGATGTGTGTTGCTGATGGCAGTGCACACAACACTATGGTGTGGGCGATCCGGCCATGGGCCTTTGCAGAGCCTCAAACGCTAGCCCAGATTGCCCTCCATTATAATCTTACGTCTATATGCTGATAATATTCACACTGAACTATATACCATTGTTTTATTAATTCACTGTATGACAGTGTTTAGTATTTTTTTGGCTAGGATGTATTgcttttaataccattttgtttaTATTAAGAATCTTTTTATTTTGATGATTTATGGTGTCCCTTTTGTTTTCTCTGCAGAATATCCTTGATATATGGAGACCCCCAAGTGTAACGCTTCCTATTCCCACGTCCAGATTAAGTACCTGGCTCCGGTCTATGGAGTGGAATTTTTTCTAGCTTTGCTCGGAAATGGATTTGCCATCTGGTTACTGGTGCCACGAGGATCTAAAAAAAGCCACGCCGGCATCATCTTCTCCCTGAACCTTGCAGTCAGTGACCTGGCCTATGCATTGTCGTTGCCTCTTTTAATCGCTTACTATGCTATGGGCAAAAATTGGGTCTTCGGCCTGGCCCTGTGCAAAGTGGAGCGGTTTCTTTTCAATTGCAATCTCTATGGAAGTATCTTCTTCATAACTTGCATCAGCGCCAACCGATGCCTGGGTGTAGTGTACCCATTCTATGCCAGAGGTAAGGTAGAAAGTAAACATGCCAAGGTGGCCAGTGTGATTGTATGGCTGATCGTAGCCACCATCTCGGCCCCTGTCTTTAAATTTTCCACCATAAAACATGAACTACATGTGACGGAGTGCATAGGAACGGCCGTTGATAGCATGTTGCCCACTTACTTGCCCTACAGCCTGTTTCTGGCCGCATTTGGCTGTGGCCTCCCATTTGTGATCACTCTCTTTTCATACATTGGCATCGCGAGGGCCGTCTGTAAAAGCCATGGGCTCGAATCAAGAGATAAGAGGAAGGTGGTCACTATGGTGTGCATTGTGGTGGCCCTTTACTCAATCTCATTTTTGCCTTATCACATTCTGAGGAACCTCAACCTCGCGAACAGACTGAAGCCGACATCCTGTGCGTGGTCATCTTACATCCACTCGGGTTTCCAGATAACCCGAGGTTTGGTGGCCTTGAACCCTTGTATTCATCCATTGTTGTATACTTCCGTCGTGGACAATGTGAGAGCGAGGCTCGAATGCTGCCAGAAACATGTAGAGAAAAAACCAGAGGAAATACGACTGTAATATGAATCCATTTAGGAAACCTTAAATCTTCTGAGGTGGAAGAGACAAGAACTCAGCCTCATGACTTACGGCAGTGAGGATGAGACAACTGGTGGATGGAAGGAACATGGGTGGGGAGGAGAGGGGTGAAGAAAAAGTCAAGGGACTTGATTGTAGTCGAGCAGAACGTCCAATTAAACACAATTCCCGAAACTGCTCCTTGATCTTTAGATGTATATAAGGCAAAGTCGAGCAACCAATGTCAGTAGGAGGCTTGTAAAGCCATGGTATTTGTATACGTGATTCCGAAATTGTTGTTGCCACAAAAGTTGTTTAGTAGCTCACACTGCACTGAAGGAGTAATCCGTCTCCGATCACTTCCGCATCGGCTGGTGATGTGACGTCTGTAGATACCTGTTTGCTCGCGGACGATTGAATAGGACAAGTGCCCAAAGCCTGCCAGTAAATATCTGTAGACGTGACCTCACCAACTCCGCTCACTTACTAATACGTGAGTGATCAGAGCTGGATTATCCCTTTTTAAAGGGTTGTATCAAATTAGAAAAAAACATGACTTGTTTTTTATAAAACCTGCGCCACCCCCATCTCTAGGTTGTGTCGGGTATTGCAGCCAAGCTCTATTTAGAGGAGAAAAGGCACTACCGGTCACAACACAGGGATAGGTGTGGCGCTGTTGTTGAAAGAtggcagccatgttttttttttttttttttttaatcctggacATCCTCTTCATCTACAGTTATTCGTCATCTCGTTTATGTGATTGATATCTAAAACTTTGTAGTGATAAATGATTGTTAATGGATGAAGTTATCAATAACATTAAATTTATTAAACTGTAATGTCTGTAAAGAGCTGAGGAAATTAATGGCGTTATATAAccgagcataataaataaataaatgtttgcTTTTTTATTGTGAATTAGTATTAATGTacgttgtgttttttcttttttttttttaaatctctctaGCAAATTGTGAAGAGTACAGTTGTCCGAGGTTTATTGAATTTATTGCCCACATTCTTGACTGATTTAGATTTTCTATATCTAAAGCAGATAGTTCCTCAGGGGCGGTGCTTATTTGAAAAGCCATTGTGACCTATCAGTCCAGGCTTaaggggaatgtgtcatcagaaaatgacctattctaTAAATTGTCTTTTTATGTTAACTATATTTTTACATGTTTATTTTAATGCTTTATTCAATTTCCATAATCACTATTGGTTCAGAAATCTTGAGATTTTCCCGCTGGCCTCTAGGCCTATGTAGCGGTGGTGTCCTTGAGTGCATCCGTTCCCTTTTTTCCCCGGACGCTGACTTACTCACCACCCCATCTGTGTCTCCTGCCTTTGCGCCTGCTCTCCAGGGTCTGCCACCCTTGGCAGATCTCTTGGCAGCACGCTTGGGGTACGAGCGCATGCGTTCCCTGTCTTAAAGAGACAGTACACTTTACTAAAGTGTACCCAGTCAATAGCTGGGAGACATTtactacttaaaggggttttcccatgaacaaaagtacaggatcatggggtgcattaaaagaggtctggatacacatgatgagagcattatactgcctctgtacaaatctctagttagaccgcacatggagtactgtgtccagttttgggcaccggtgctcatgaaggatataatggaactagagagagtacaaaggagggcaacaaaattaataaaggggatgggagaactacaatacccagctagattagcgaaattaggattatttagtctagaaaaaagacgactgaggggcgatctaataaccatgtataggtatataaggggacaatacaaatatctcgctgaggatctgtttataccaaggaaggtgacgggcacaagggggcattctttgcgtctggaggagagaaggtttttccaccaacat contains:
- the P2RY11 gene encoding P2Y purinoceptor 11 encodes the protein METPKCNASYSHVQIKYLAPVYGVEFFLALLGNGFAIWLLVPRGSKKSHAGIIFSLNLAVSDLAYALSLPLLIAYYAMGKNWVFGLALCKVERFLFNCNLYGSIFFITCISANRCLGVVYPFYARGKVESKHAKVASVIVWLIVATISAPVFKFSTIKHELHVTECIGTAVDSMLPTYLPYSLFLAAFGCGLPFVITLFSYIGIARAVCKSHGLESRDKRKVVTMVCIVVALYSISFLPYHILRNLNLANRLKPTSCAWSSYIHSGFQITRGLVALNPCIHPLLYTSVVDNVRARLECCQKHVEKKPEEIRL